In a single window of the uncultured Pseudodesulfovibrio sp. genome:
- a CDS encoding tetratricopeptide repeat protein, producing the protein MKDEFFALHLDNGEESLAGPSGRAFMAHGLVRCVFSAATRVKMGMGSNRRTHQSLAYRFVEQTGDDDFVSRLLSDRHLPIGEAELITLDDLIADYSPELAYFEEQAIPAMLDRGTPEDALASALDERVYNGLFGLGLIYLEKGEPGRAASLFNDLARSGVAFEGRDQFLFNDLGIILRKCGLFDLAIAFFLRALEYVQDDENLFYNLARAHYENNDWTRSLDYLIQSHKFNPALTVTNDLLELMVGLEGDERLLARYDKPPVPPAVAARARQLLAAGSGRLKLDDTLVGRPVEPGRARSGGVGYVELKRHGGEE; encoded by the coding sequence ATGAAAGACGAATTTTTTGCTCTGCATCTCGATAACGGAGAAGAATCCCTGGCCGGGCCGTCCGGTCGGGCCTTCATGGCTCACGGTCTGGTCCGCTGCGTTTTTTCCGCCGCCACCCGGGTCAAGATGGGCATGGGATCGAACCGCCGCACCCATCAGAGCCTGGCCTACCGCTTCGTGGAACAGACCGGCGACGACGACTTCGTCAGCCGCCTGCTCAGCGACCGCCATCTGCCCATTGGCGAGGCCGAGCTTATCACTCTGGACGATCTGATCGCGGACTACTCCCCTGAACTGGCCTACTTCGAGGAGCAGGCGATCCCGGCCATGCTGGACCGCGGCACGCCCGAGGACGCTCTGGCCTCCGCATTGGACGAGCGCGTGTACAACGGCCTGTTCGGCCTGGGGCTGATCTATCTGGAAAAAGGCGAACCCGGCCGGGCCGCCAGCCTGTTCAACGACCTCGCGCGCAGCGGGGTTGCGTTCGAGGGCCGGGACCAGTTTCTGTTCAATGACCTGGGCATCATCCTGCGCAAGTGCGGGCTGTTCGATCTGGCCATCGCCTTTTTTCTGCGCGCCCTGGAATATGTGCAGGATGACGAGAACCTCTTCTACAACCTGGCCCGCGCCCACTACGAGAACAACGACTGGACACGTTCCCTGGACTATCTGATCCAGTCCCACAAGTTCAATCCCGCCCTGACCGTGACCAACGATCTGCTCGAACTCATGGTCGGTCTGGAAGGTGACGAACGTCTGCTCGCCCGCTACGACAAGCCGCCCGTTCCTCCGGCCGTGGCCGCCCGCGCCCGCCAGCTTCTGGCCGCCGGGTCCGGCAGGCTCAAGCTTGACGACACCCTTGTGGGCCGTCCCGTGGAACCCGGTCGCGCCCGGTCCGGCGGGGTCGGCTACGTTGAGCTGAAGCGGCATGGGGGCGAGGAATAG
- a CDS encoding acylphosphatase, translated as MQEMSAIIRGRVQGVWFRGWTRETARSLGVTGWVRNLPDGAVEVLAQGNEQQLDHLETRLWQGPSLARVTAIESRRTDADTLLADFSVRR; from the coding sequence ATGCAAGAGATGTCCGCCATCATCCGAGGCAGGGTGCAGGGCGTCTGGTTCCGTGGCTGGACACGCGAAACCGCCCGTTCACTCGGTGTCACCGGCTGGGTACGCAATCTGCCTGACGGGGCCGTGGAAGTTTTGGCCCAGGGCAACGAACAACAGCTCGACCACCTCGAAACCCGGCTCTGGCAAGGGCCGTCCCTTGCCCGCGTCACCGCCATCGAATCCCGTCGCACCGACGCCGACACTCTTCTGGCCGATTTCTCGGTACGCCGCTGA
- the lon gene encoding endopeptidase La, whose product MSQKKKKTPIRPSRIKRPAQDVEIDKSPEVTDDSRDDEELPEIIEALTAGPGTSLFGDAEDLAGHNPADIPQVLPVLAVRDIVVFNYMILPLFVGRDKSVQAVDAALAGDRYILILTQKDEGVEDPSPDDLYLTGTVGMIMRMLKMPDGRLKVLVQGLARAKVKRFTANEPYHIAELTPIIEPEAGSLSPEQEALVRSSREQSERILTLRGISSADIMSVLNSVSDPGRLADLIASNLRMKVDAAQKILECVEPFRRLELVNEQLLKEVEVASMQNKIQTMAKEGMDKAQRDFYLREQIKAIKRELGDEGDETEEMEELRKGLTSSGMPKEVMKEAFKQLRRLESMHAESSEATVIRTYLDWMIDLPWKKLSRDRLDIKKAEEILNSDHYDLEKVKERILEYLSVRKLNPKMKGPILCFVGPPGVGKTSLGRSIARSLGRKFHRMSLGGMRDEAEIRGHRRTYIGAMPGRIIQAIKQCGTRNPVIMLDEIDKLGSDFRGDPSSALLEVLDPEQNFSFTDHYLNVPFDLSKVMFVCTANMLDSIPGPLMDRMEVIRIPGYTEQEKTVITRRYIIPRQIKENGLNDDELVISDKLVSKVVREYTREAGLRNVEREIGTLCRKMARKKAEGEKGPFKITANNLYKLLGPPRFLDDEKEPTLPPGVAVGLAWTPVGGEILHIEVTTMPGKGKLTLTGKLGDVMKESAQAALSIARARADLYGIDPNFADNRDIHVHVPAGATPKDGPSAGVTLVTALISALTDTPISPDLAMTGEISLRGRVLPVGGIKEKILAAVSRGMKKVLIPAQNKKDLAEIPDELRKRITIKTIEKVDEIWPLAKAK is encoded by the coding sequence TTGAGTCAGAAAAAGAAGAAAACACCCATCCGGCCCTCGCGCATCAAGCGCCCGGCGCAGGATGTAGAGATTGATAAGTCCCCGGAAGTGACCGACGACAGCCGCGATGACGAGGAACTTCCCGAGATCATCGAGGCATTGACCGCCGGTCCCGGCACGTCCCTGTTCGGCGACGCCGAGGACTTGGCCGGACACAACCCGGCGGACATCCCGCAGGTTCTGCCCGTGCTGGCCGTGCGCGACATCGTGGTCTTCAACTACATGATCCTGCCGCTCTTCGTGGGCCGAGACAAATCGGTCCAGGCCGTGGACGCGGCCCTGGCGGGCGACCGCTACATCCTCATCCTCACCCAGAAGGACGAGGGCGTGGAAGACCCGAGCCCGGACGACCTGTACTTGACCGGCACGGTGGGCATGATCATGCGCATGCTGAAGATGCCCGACGGCCGCCTCAAGGTCCTGGTCCAGGGCTTGGCACGCGCCAAGGTCAAACGGTTCACTGCCAATGAGCCCTATCACATCGCTGAACTGACCCCGATCATCGAGCCCGAGGCCGGATCGCTCTCTCCGGAGCAGGAAGCCCTGGTTCGTTCCTCGCGCGAGCAGTCCGAACGCATCCTGACCCTGCGCGGCATCTCCAGCGCGGACATCATGTCCGTGCTCAACAGCGTGTCCGATCCGGGCAGGCTGGCCGATCTGATCGCCTCCAACCTGCGCATGAAGGTGGACGCTGCCCAGAAGATTCTGGAATGTGTCGAGCCGTTCCGGCGTCTGGAGCTGGTCAACGAGCAGCTGCTCAAGGAGGTCGAAGTGGCCTCCATGCAGAACAAGATCCAGACCATGGCCAAGGAAGGCATGGACAAGGCCCAGCGCGACTTCTACCTGCGCGAGCAGATCAAGGCCATCAAACGCGAACTCGGCGACGAAGGCGACGAGACCGAGGAGATGGAAGAGCTGCGCAAGGGGCTGACCTCTTCCGGCATGCCCAAGGAGGTCATGAAGGAGGCGTTCAAGCAGTTGCGGCGGCTGGAGTCCATGCACGCCGAATCCAGCGAGGCGACGGTCATCCGCACCTATCTCGACTGGATGATCGACCTGCCGTGGAAGAAACTTTCCCGCGACCGGCTGGACATCAAGAAGGCCGAAGAAATTCTCAACTCCGACCACTACGACCTCGAAAAGGTCAAGGAGCGCATTCTCGAGTATTTGAGCGTGCGCAAACTCAACCCCAAGATGAAGGGCCCGATCCTCTGTTTCGTGGGGCCTCCGGGCGTGGGCAAGACCTCGCTGGGGCGTTCCATCGCCCGTTCGCTGGGGCGCAAGTTCCACCGCATGTCGCTGGGCGGCATGCGCGACGAGGCCGAAATTCGCGGCCACAGGCGGACCTACATCGGGGCCATGCCGGGCCGGATCATCCAGGCCATCAAGCAGTGCGGCACGCGCAACCCGGTGATCATGCTGGACGAGATCGACAAGCTCGGCTCTGATTTCCGTGGCGATCCGTCCTCGGCCCTGCTCGAAGTGCTCGACCCGGAACAGAACTTCTCATTCACGGACCACTACCTGAACGTGCCGTTCGACCTGTCCAAGGTCATGTTCGTGTGCACCGCCAACATGCTCGACTCCATCCCCGGCCCGCTCATGGACCGCATGGAGGTCATCCGCATCCCCGGCTACACCGAGCAGGAAAAGACGGTCATCACCCGGCGCTACATCATCCCGCGCCAGATCAAGGAGAACGGCCTGAACGACGACGAGCTGGTCATCTCCGACAAGCTGGTGTCCAAGGTGGTCCGCGAGTACACCCGCGAGGCGGGCCTGCGTAACGTGGAGCGCGAGATCGGCACCCTGTGCCGCAAGATGGCCCGCAAAAAGGCCGAAGGCGAAAAGGGACCGTTCAAGATCACCGCGAACAACCTGTACAAGCTGCTCGGACCGCCGCGCTTCCTGGACGACGAAAAGGAACCGACCCTGCCTCCAGGCGTGGCCGTCGGCCTTGCCTGGACTCCGGTGGGCGGCGAGATCCTGCATATCGAGGTGACCACCATGCCGGGCAAGGGCAAGCTGACCCTGACCGGCAAGCTCGGCGACGTGATGAAGGAATCGGCCCAGGCCGCCCTGTCCATCGCCCGCGCCAGGGCCGACCTCTACGGCATCGACCCGAACTTCGCGGACAACCGTGACATCCACGTGCACGTCCCGGCCGGAGCCACTCCCAAGGACGGCCCGTCCGCAGGCGTCACCCTGGTCACCGCGCTCATCTCCGCCCTGACCGACACTCCGATCTCCCCGGATCTGGCCATGACCGGCGAGATATCCCTGCGCGGTCGCGTCCTGCCCGTGGGCGGCATCAAGGAAAAGATCCTGGCCGCCGTATCGCGCGGCATGAAAAAGGTCCTCATCCCGGCCCAGAACAAGAAGGACCTGGCCGAGATTCCGGACGAACTGCGCAAGCGCATCACGATCAAGACCATCGAAAAGGTGGACGAGATCTGGCCGCTGGCCAAGGCCAAGTAG
- a CDS encoding tetratricopeptide repeat protein translates to MNKNTLVSIDGKSRAGRASQGCTGPICCIFSTSKSRNPGRGTTLRGQGRVHYWLVRQAGEDGYAVRGVDGDYLPFGEESLISGDELLAHYTPEVAVFEERMLPSARRRNYQLVGTNREQGYRRSLLAIDEPNVRGLFELGQEYILARRMAKGRALLGELMRVKTPFPGKDQYLFNEFGIALRKIGYFDGAVICYRRALKYTERDDHLLYNLARAYYEQGQWWDCMEMLTRCFALNPELPVARDLVILINALAENPALRRRYDKPPVPEGVARRAALLDESVFTTDDEARSRARGRTMRDEARAVLDKRRDKGLWLPGRDVAGM, encoded by the coding sequence ATGAACAAGAATACGCTCGTTTCGATTGACGGCAAAAGCCGCGCTGGCCGTGCCTCCCAGGGGTGCACAGGTCCGATCTGCTGCATCTTCTCCACTTCGAAATCCAGGAATCCGGGCCGGGGGACCACCCTACGGGGCCAGGGTCGCGTCCATTACTGGCTGGTGCGTCAGGCGGGCGAGGACGGCTACGCCGTGCGCGGCGTGGACGGCGACTACCTGCCCTTTGGGGAGGAATCCCTGATCTCCGGCGACGAACTTCTGGCGCACTACACGCCCGAGGTGGCCGTGTTCGAGGAGCGCATGCTTCCCTCGGCCCGACGGCGCAACTATCAGCTTGTGGGCACCAACCGCGAGCAGGGGTACCGGCGCTCTCTGCTGGCCATCGACGAACCCAATGTGCGCGGCCTGTTCGAACTCGGCCAGGAGTACATCCTGGCCCGGCGCATGGCCAAGGGCCGCGCTCTTCTTGGTGAGTTGATGCGGGTCAAGACCCCGTTTCCGGGCAAGGATCAGTACCTGTTCAACGAGTTCGGCATCGCCCTGCGCAAGATCGGCTATTTCGACGGCGCGGTCATCTGTTACCGCCGCGCCCTCAAATACACCGAACGGGACGACCATTTGCTCTACAACCTCGCCCGCGCCTACTACGAACAGGGCCAGTGGTGGGACTGCATGGAAATGCTCACCCGTTGTTTCGCGCTCAACCCCGAACTCCCGGTGGCCCGTGATCTGGTCATCCTTATCAATGCGCTGGCCGAAAATCCGGCCCTGCGCCGTCGCTACGACAAGCCGCCCGTGCCTGAAGGCGTGGCCCGCCGCGCCGCTCTGCTCGACGAAAGCGTGTTCACCACCGACGATGAGGCCCGAAGCCGCGCGCGTGGCCGTACCATGCGCGACGAGGCCCGGGCCGTGCTCGACAAGCGCCGCGACAAGGGACTCTGGCTGCCCGGCAGGGATGTCGCAGGGATGTAG
- a CDS encoding cysteine hydrolase family protein: protein MSETVLVVIDVQNIMFETPGMPPFEGDRVLETIAGLIASARKSGVPVHYVQHTTQGAGSEFEADSHNWLFHPAIAPRPGDTVSRKHSYDAFWNTDFKAILDKLGAKKLVFCGLQTECCVDTTVRSALAHGYESVLVGDAHTSYDNGVLTGEQIVAHHNQTLDRRFCKVVMSEDFRFEPQD, encoded by the coding sequence ATGTCCGAGACCGTGCTTGTCGTCATCGACGTCCAGAATATCATGTTCGAAACCCCTGGCATGCCTCCGTTCGAGGGGGATCGGGTGCTTGAAACCATAGCCGGGCTCATCGCCTCGGCCCGCAAAAGCGGCGTCCCCGTCCATTACGTCCAGCACACCACACAGGGCGCGGGCAGCGAATTCGAGGCCGACAGCCACAACTGGCTCTTTCATCCGGCCATCGCGCCCCGGCCGGGCGACACCGTATCGCGCAAACATTCCTACGACGCCTTCTGGAACACCGACTTCAAGGCCATTCTGGACAAGCTGGGCGCGAAGAAACTCGTCTTCTGCGGCCTGCAGACCGAGTGTTGCGTGGACACCACCGTGCGCAGCGCCCTAGCACACGGCTACGAGTCCGTGCTGGTGGGCGATGCCCACACCTCCTATGACAACGGCGTGCTCACCGGCGAACAGATCGTGGCCCACCACAACCAGACCCTGGACCGGCGGTTCTGCAAGGTGGTCATGTCGGAGGACTTCCGCTTCGAGCCGCAGGACTGA
- the lptE gene encoding LPS assembly lipoprotein LptE produces MSLLRYTALVLLLALLAGCGYSFGEGGSSVLKPEYRTVAVDEVQNPTTLAWLEPRLRKLLRDELHNRGTITWVDDKDKADALITIDIDRYYRPTAVEGADEETLLSEAIFRFSAVIRSATDNSVLWTSGEISENWPYDYGSGQEADMEVTRRGIQVLADRMTQDY; encoded by the coding sequence ATGTCCCTGCTTCGATATACGGCGCTTGTCCTGCTCCTCGCCCTGCTGGCCGGATGCGGCTACTCCTTCGGCGAAGGCGGCTCTTCCGTGCTCAAACCCGAGTACCGCACCGTGGCCGTAGACGAGGTCCAGAACCCGACCACACTGGCCTGGCTCGAACCGCGTCTGCGCAAGCTGCTGCGCGACGAGTTGCATAACCGTGGGACCATCACCTGGGTGGACGACAAGGACAAGGCCGACGCCCTGATCACCATCGACATCGACCGGTACTATCGGCCCACCGCGGTCGAGGGCGCGGACGAGGAGACACTGCTCTCCGAAGCAATCTTCCGGTTCAGCGCGGTCATCCGCTCGGCCACAGACAACTCCGTGCTCTGGACTTCGGGAGAGATCTCCGAAAACTGGCCCTACGACTACGGCAGCGGCCAGGAGGCGGACATGGAAGTCACCCGGCGCGGCATCCAGGTGCTGGCCGACCGCATGACCCAGGACTACTAG
- a CDS encoding zinc ribbon domain-containing protein, whose amino-acid sequence MPIFEYKCNACGNEFEELVFDRDECPPCPKCQSADTGKLMSAVRSKVGGFTPDAGGDSSPAAPSAPSSGCAGCSGGNCSSCG is encoded by the coding sequence ATGCCCATTTTTGAATACAAGTGCAATGCATGCGGCAACGAATTCGAGGAACTCGTCTTCGACCGCGACGAATGTCCCCCCTGCCCCAAATGCCAATCCGCGGACACCGGCAAGCTCATGAGCGCGGTCCGGTCCAAGGTCGGCGGTTTCACGCCCGATGCGGGCGGAGATTCCAGCCCGGCGGCCCCCAGCGCGCCCTCTTCCGGTTGCGCGGGCTGTTCCGGCGGCAACTGCTCCAGCTGCGGCTAG
- the hemC gene encoding hydroxymethylbilane synthase: MNKLTIATRGSALALWQANHIKDLLEAEHPGLSVDLLKIKTKGDKILDVPLAKVGGKGLFVKEIEEALLDGRAQLAVHSMKDVPTELPDGLEVGIIPEREESTDTLCSVKYAGLKDLPQGALVGTSSLRRQSQLKALRPDLRIESLRGNVGTRLQKLLDGEFDAIVLATAGLKRLDMEAPHMEILGPPDFLPAVAQGALGIEFRSENQEVRDLLAFLDHQHTRYQVLAERGFLTGLDGGCQVPIAAWSEIDGETLRLTGFVADVDGSSPIRRMVEGNVKHAWDMGMILAGQVLEAGGKAILDEVYARESK; this comes from the coding sequence ATGAACAAGCTTACCATCGCCACCCGAGGCTCCGCCCTGGCCCTGTGGCAGGCCAACCACATCAAGGATCTGCTCGAAGCCGAGCATCCCGGCCTGTCCGTAGACCTGCTCAAGATCAAGACCAAGGGCGACAAGATCCTGGACGTGCCGCTGGCCAAGGTTGGCGGCAAGGGCCTGTTCGTCAAGGAAATCGAGGAAGCGCTGCTGGACGGCCGCGCCCAGCTGGCGGTCCACTCCATGAAGGATGTGCCCACCGAGCTGCCCGACGGCCTTGAGGTCGGCATCATTCCGGAGCGCGAGGAGTCCACCGACACCCTGTGCTCGGTCAAGTACGCCGGGCTCAAGGACCTGCCCCAGGGCGCGTTGGTCGGCACCTCTTCCCTGCGCCGCCAGTCCCAGCTCAAGGCACTGCGCCCGGACCTGCGCATCGAGTCCCTGCGCGGCAACGTCGGCACCCGGCTGCAGAAGCTGCTCGACGGCGAGTTCGACGCCATCGTCCTGGCCACGGCCGGACTGAAGCGACTGGACATGGAAGCCCCGCACATGGAAATCCTCGGTCCCCCGGACTTTCTGCCCGCAGTGGCCCAGGGAGCGCTCGGCATCGAGTTCCGCTCCGAGAATCAGGAAGTCCGCGACCTGCTCGCCTTCCTCGACCACCAGCACACCCGCTATCAGGTACTGGCCGAACGAGGCTTCCTGACCGGGCTGGACGGCGGCTGCCAGGTGCCCATCGCGGCCTGGTCCGAGATCGACGGGGAGACCCTCCGTCTGACCGGATTCGTGGCCGATGTGGACGGTTCCAGCCCGATCCGGCGCATGGTCGAAGGCAACGTCAAGCACGCCTGGGACATGGGCATGATTCTGGCCGGACAGGTTCTCGAAGCGGGTGGCAAGGCCATCCTCGACGAGGTCTACGCCCGGGAAAGCAAGTAG
- the radC gene encoding DNA repair protein RadC codes for MTAQSENAPHYVGHRQRLKARLADNPRGLADYEILELLLALTVPRRDTKPLAKALIDRFGSLKEAVLARPEQLDGIKGLGPATQSQWTLIQELYARLGEADARRGQTVSDPDTLARAAMARLGHKDTEEFWAVFMDTKNRIISWEQMSRGTTNATAIFPREIAAAALRLEATNIILVHNHPGGGSDPSSEDILLTGKVAEACASLDIAVRDHIIVTDHDYYSFNEFGRL; via the coding sequence ATGACCGCCCAGTCCGAGAACGCGCCCCACTACGTCGGCCACCGCCAGCGCCTCAAGGCCCGGCTCGCGGACAACCCGCGCGGGCTGGCCGACTACGAAATTCTTGAACTGCTCCTGGCCCTGACCGTGCCCCGGCGCGACACCAAACCGCTGGCCAAAGCCCTCATAGACCGCTTCGGTTCGCTCAAGGAAGCCGTTCTGGCCCGGCCCGAACAGCTCGACGGGATCAAGGGGCTCGGCCCCGCCACCCAGAGCCAGTGGACGCTGATTCAGGAGCTCTACGCCCGATTGGGCGAAGCCGACGCCCGGCGCGGCCAGACCGTCAGCGATCCGGACACCCTGGCCCGGGCGGCCATGGCCCGGCTCGGGCACAAGGACACCGAGGAGTTCTGGGCGGTCTTCATGGACACCAAGAACCGGATCATCAGCTGGGAACAGATGAGCAGGGGCACCACCAACGCGACGGCCATCTTCCCCCGCGAAATAGCGGCCGCGGCCCTGCGCCTGGAAGCCACCAACATCATCCTCGTCCACAACCACCCCGGCGGCGGCAGCGACCCGTCATCCGAAGACATCCTGCTGACGGGCAAGGTGGCCGAGGCATGCGCCAGTCTCGACATTGCCGTGCGCGACCATATCATCGTCACCGACCACGACTACTACAGCTTCAACGAATTCGGGAGGCTCTGA
- a CDS encoding choloylglycine hydrolase family protein, with product MLYRVVILLLALLLVAAPAMACTDFVVKAEDGTVVGGRSMDFGINDQAKVTVYPRGKKWASDAPNQKKGMQWEQRLGFVAFSILGMEASTDGMNEKGLSAKVLWLPSVGYQSVPKGSEAKALDVTLVPDWILGTFQTVAEVKKALPGVFVWGKELAGLGGIPVLHLAVHDAQGNSMVAEWIDGKLNIYDNPLGVMTNEPPLPGHWANMRNYVNLSNEMQPALEINGATFKGTGNGSGLLGLPGDCTPPSRFVRAAVLGKFAYQPKNAEEAVVFARHLLNQVDVMTGVSREKTPNGEVADYTQWTTIEDLTNRVLYFADYGDQTLRAVDLKKIDFTRSDYEPVPVAAPSGNAIKDVTPR from the coding sequence ATGCTATACCGAGTGGTTATACTTTTGTTGGCCTTGTTGCTGGTGGCAGCGCCGGCCATGGCCTGCACGGACTTCGTGGTCAAGGCCGAGGACGGCACCGTCGTGGGCGGCCGGTCCATGGACTTCGGCATCAACGATCAGGCCAAGGTGACCGTTTATCCCCGAGGGAAAAAGTGGGCTTCGGATGCTCCCAACCAGAAGAAGGGGATGCAGTGGGAACAGCGCCTCGGTTTCGTGGCCTTTTCCATCCTCGGCATGGAGGCTTCCACCGACGGGATGAACGAGAAGGGGCTGTCCGCCAAGGTGCTGTGGCTGCCTTCTGTCGGATATCAGTCCGTACCCAAAGGGAGCGAGGCCAAGGCTCTGGACGTGACCCTGGTGCCGGACTGGATTCTCGGCACCTTCCAGACCGTGGCCGAGGTCAAGAAGGCATTGCCCGGCGTATTCGTCTGGGGCAAGGAACTGGCCGGACTGGGTGGTATCCCGGTGCTGCATCTGGCGGTGCACGATGCGCAGGGCAACAGCATGGTGGCAGAGTGGATCGACGGGAAGCTGAACATCTACGACAATCCGCTGGGTGTCATGACCAACGAGCCGCCCCTGCCGGGCCACTGGGCCAACATGCGCAACTACGTCAATCTTTCAAATGAGATGCAGCCCGCGCTGGAGATCAATGGCGCGACCTTCAAGGGCACGGGTAACGGCTCCGGGCTGCTTGGCCTGCCGGGCGATTGCACGCCGCCGTCCCGTTTCGTGCGCGCCGCCGTGCTGGGCAAGTTCGCCTACCAGCCCAAGAACGCCGAGGAGGCCGTGGTCTTCGCCCGGCACCTGCTCAACCAAGTGGACGTCATGACGGGTGTCAGCCGCGAGAAGACGCCCAACGGCGAAGTGGCCGACTACACGCAGTGGACGACCATCGAGGATTTGACCAACCGGGTGCTCTACTTCGCCGACTACGGCGACCAGACCCTGCGGGCCGTCGACCTCAAGAAGATCGACTTCACCCGTTCGGACTACGAACCCGTCCCGGTGGCCGCGCCCTCGGGCAACGCGATCAAGGACGTGACCCCGCGCTAA
- a CDS encoding DNA polymerase III subunit delta: MANRPKYLFLICPDPQLIKNQVDERLKSSGQNGWEIKPFWGDDDDPLPQTFWTDLTIKSLFAEPKALVVRRAHALKADQWDKLDAAVKGLGSDIYPIFCLEGEWKGKKAPIPPALSRRALYKKARDAGWVWESPGLDQRSLTDFVKGWAARNGLTFEPGAGQALTMALPTDAVAARLELDKIELAAGDEKVVRKEHISLVARTGEMPFFDLMDALAQPGAEASVWKRVIDDHSKSAKDQMLFNLIGFLASQARMYWLLAHGGKAAGSPFMLKKKTPLAKRLGARGIARMIDLAMEAELSLKTGERKYEEALDMLMAGLIDLFQPKAQSRRY; encoded by the coding sequence ATGGCCAACCGCCCCAAATATCTTTTTCTCATCTGCCCCGATCCCCAGCTGATCAAGAATCAGGTGGACGAACGACTCAAAAGCTCCGGCCAGAACGGCTGGGAGATCAAGCCGTTCTGGGGGGACGATGACGACCCTCTGCCCCAGACCTTCTGGACCGATCTGACCATCAAGTCGCTCTTCGCCGAACCCAAGGCTCTGGTCGTCCGCAGGGCGCACGCGCTCAAGGCGGACCAGTGGGACAAGCTCGACGCCGCGGTCAAGGGACTGGGCAGCGACATCTATCCGATCTTCTGCCTCGAGGGTGAATGGAAGGGCAAGAAGGCCCCGATCCCCCCGGCGCTCTCCCGGCGAGCCCTCTACAAAAAGGCGCGGGACGCAGGCTGGGTATGGGAATCCCCCGGCCTGGACCAGCGGTCCCTGACCGACTTCGTCAAGGGATGGGCCGCCCGGAACGGGTTGACTTTCGAGCCGGGCGCTGGGCAGGCCCTGACCATGGCCCTGCCCACCGACGCCGTGGCCGCCCGGCTGGAGCTGGACAAGATCGAACTGGCAGCGGGCGACGAAAAGGTTGTGCGCAAGGAACACATTTCCCTGGTAGCCCGAACCGGCGAGATGCCCTTTTTCGACCTGATGGACGCCCTGGCCCAGCCCGGTGCCGAGGCTTCGGTCTGGAAACGGGTCATCGACGACCATTCCAAGTCAGCCAAGGACCAGATGCTCTTCAACCTGATCGGCTTCCTGGCCAGCCAGGCGCGCATGTACTGGTTGCTGGCCCATGGCGGCAAGGCAGCGGGCAGCCCGTTCATGCTCAAGAAGAAGACCCCCCTGGCCAAGCGGCTGGGAGCGCGCGGCATCGCCCGGATGATCGACCTGGCAATGGAGGCCGAGCTGTCCCTCAAGACCGGCGAGCGCAAGTATGAAGAGGCCCTGGACATGCTCATGGCCGGACTCATCGACCTGTTCCAGCCCAAGGCCCAGTCCAGGCGGTATTGA